A segment of the Lagopus muta isolate bLagMut1 chromosome 8, bLagMut1 primary, whole genome shotgun sequence genome:
TGTGTGAAAGGGATTAGGTacattttcataataaaattgTGTGTTGGATTTATATATAGACTGACTTCGGGTGCTGCAGTGATTATTTCAAGTCCTTTCTAACTGAGTCCATGAAACACTTCCCTCACACTGAGCCAATGACTTCAATCTAGTGGGACCACCGGCAGCTTCCCACCTGCAGCCAAGCTGAGCAcggacagcagcagaagcagcgaCACTGAGACTTGTGAGACTCTACTTTCCTCAGAACCTGGTAGTCCCTTTCAATAATGGCAACAAAGTCCCACTACAGACCTTCACTGGAAGAgcaaagaatttttcttctactgagAGCAGCCCGGGAAGAAATTCTAGgtgaaaaacattgaaaaatgcTTTGGCAGCTCTCGTGCCATTCACCGCGATCCACCATGCCACCATACCTCCTTCAGGCTCACAACATCGACGGCATCTCAGGTATCACATGGTCATTACCCAGGAATTTTTGACTGCGGTCTCCCTGTTATTTAAACACAGATGCTGCTTCCTAGCTTGAGTCTACTTGACACGTAATATTCCTGTAGAATTCTGCCTTTGGAAATACCCTCCTGTACAGCAGACAATTTCACGGACAAGGAAAGAAGTGGTAAGGCTGCAATGGTGTCCCAGCGCAGAAGCCTGCTGTGTGTTTGTCTGTAAGTTCTTCACCCCATATTTGCCAAGTTGAATGATTATATCTGACTGTGATGCTTTTGACAGCCTCTCAGATTCTCAACTACCTGTCTATCACTTTCTGTGAGATCCTTATGAGAGTAACGAAGTTACTCCATTCCGTACAATATATGAATAAGACCTAATGAAATGTAGCCTATTACAAATCCAGTGTTCACTTCAGAGATAAATTTTCCTCAGATACATTCACTTTCTACAGAAGGTTGAAGCTTCCAAGGTGCACTCTTCCCTACTCTTGCCACACTCATTTTCCTGTACTCACCCAACTGGAGAATGGCGTCttatgaaggaaaagaaagccagTCAGAAACAACTTGCAAACACTCATTTGAGCGTATTTTGCAAATGGAAAGATGGagctgcacacagaaaaaacagaagcaaggaagaattaaaagaagagaatgacCCACCTGAGAGAGCTGCTTGTGAGGACAGTTTACTCCTCCAACTGCAATCATGTTGGGCATCAATGGTCTTGGATATTCTAGCACAAAGTCATACCTCAGAAGCCATACAGAAGCCTTACGATAGAGATCTAGCATGGTCACATCTCGCTTTAGGAACTCAGAAGCCAGTTTTTCATATGGTTTATAAATAAAGTCACAAAGAAAGAGATTGGAGGTGTCAAAGATGGCATTCTTCACACGCTGGAGGAAGTTCATGTGATCTGTATGGCCTGAAAATGCCCTGGGAACATATGAAGGGGGACTGGGGCACTGAGTGGCCTCAAATTCCAATCCACAGGGTAGAAACATCATGAAATACACAAAAGGGAGTGAAAGATGCTCGGCCAGTATTGTTCCACAGGGCAGTCCAGGTTCCGTAAGGACAGCATCAAAGTTGCTCTCCTCGAGATATCTGATAAGTTCTTCATTGTACAGTAACTGTTCACATTCTTTGGTAGTTGACtcaaaaaatcttttcatattttcacgTTCTctaaaaaatcttttcagaaatgatcCTTCTTCCAATAGATCCGCTAAAAATGACTGCAAACGGCCAAGCAGCCCTTCCTCAGTGAACGGGACTGGGTAGGTTTTCAGGATAAAATACTCTGATGGCTTTACGTTTAAATTGGCGTCAGGTGCAACGACGACTATTTCATGTCCTTTCTGCTTCAGGACTTCAAACATTTCCAGAGCACTGAACCAGGGACTGCCATCTATGGCTAGAACCAGCAGCTTCCCACCTGCAGCCAAGCTGAGCCcggacagcagcagaagcagcgaCACTGAGACTTGTGgatgagaaggaagcagcagggccattcctgcagaaatgtggcagagctgcactgcaagAAAACTGCAGGCAACTCTGAAGCAACAGCAACAGCCCTGTGCTCTTTAAGCAATCTGCTCTATGCAATAGGTTGTGATCCTTCAATATGTGACTGCTGTGTGGTAAATGTTTAATCACTGGTTTGATTAAAGGCTGGATGCCAGCACTGGAGTTCAACCAAGTC
Coding sequences within it:
- the LOC125697255 gene encoding UDP-glucuronosyltransferase 1A1-like isoform X5; protein product: MALLLPSHPQVSVSLLLLLSGLSLAAGGKLLVLAIDGSPWFSALEMFEVLKQKGHEIVVVAPDANLNVKPSEYFILKTYPVPFTEEGLLGRLQSFLADLLEEGSFLKRFFRERENMKRFFESTTKECEQLLYNEELIRYLEESNFDAVLTEPGLPCGTILAEHLSLPFVYFMMFLPCGLEFEATQCPSPPSYVPRAFSGHTDHMNFLQRVKNAIFDTSNLFLCDFIYKPYEKLASEFLKRDVTMLDLYRKASVWLLRYDFVLEYPRPLMPNMIAVGGVNCPHKQLSQEFEAIVNASGEHGIVVFSLGSMVSEIPMKKAMEIADALGSVPQTVLWRYTGEAPPNLPKNVKLVKWLPQNDLLAHPKTRAFITHGGSHGIYEGICNAVPMVLMPLFGDQMDNAKRVESRGAGLTLNILEMTSKDISDALKAVINDKKYKENIQRLSELHLDRPIHPLDLAVHWVEFVMKHKGAPHLRPAAHDLNWIQYHSLDVFAFLLAVVLLILFISVKCCMFCCRRCCFKKGRKSKSGKSKTH